A window of the Garra rufa chromosome 10, GarRuf1.0, whole genome shotgun sequence genome harbors these coding sequences:
- the prkab2 gene encoding 5'-AMP-activated protein kinase subunit beta-2, with the protein MGNTSDRVSGDRHGAKTHRSDSGGHKDLEPSKMMDSTDDPNIFNTHGPESKSAGEKDFAPDLEDMVKTGPQARPTVIRWAGGGKEVYITGSFNNWSSKIPMNKSHNDFVAILDLLEGEHQYKFFVDGQWLHDPAEPVVTSQMGTINNLIHVKKSDFEVFDALQVDSLECSDTSDLSSSPPGPYRQEVYMFRPEERFKAPPILPPHLLQVILNKDTNISCDPALLPEPNHVMLNHLYALSIKDGVMVLSATHRYKKKYVTSLLYKPI; encoded by the exons ATGGGGAACACCAGCGATCGTGTGTCTGGAGATCGGCATGGAGCAAAAACCCATCGGTCAGACAGCGGTGGACACAAAGACCTGGAGCCCAGCAAAATGATGGACAGCACCGATGACCCCAATATTTTCAACACACATGGACCAGAATCTAAA AGCGCAGGTGAGAAGGACTTTGCTCCAGATTTAGAGGACATGGTGAAGACGGGTCCGCAGGCTCGACCCACAGTGATCCGCTGGGCCGGAGGAGGGAAAGAGGTGTACATCACCGGCTCCTTCAACAACTGGAGCAGCAAGATCCCCATGAATAAAAG cCATAATGATTTTGTAGCAATCTTGGACCTGCTTGAGGGTGAACATCAGTACAAATTCTTTGTGGACGGCCAGTGGCTTCATGACCCTGCTGAG cctgtTGTCACCAGTCAGATGGGCACCATTAACAATCTGATCCATGTGAAGAAATCTGATTTTGAGGTGTTTGACGCGCTGCAGGTGGACTCTCTCGAGTGCTCCGATACATCAG ATCTGTCCAGCTCTCCGCCTGGGCCGTACAGACAGGAAGTGTACATGTTCAGACCCGAGGAGCGCTTCAAAGCGCCTCCTATCCTGCCGCCTCACCTCCTACAAGTCATACTCAACAAAGACACCAACATATCG TGTGATCCTGCCCTGCTGCCAGAACCCAACCATGTGATGCTCAATCATCTGTACGCACTCTCGATAAAG GACGGTGTGATGGTTCTCAGCGCAACTCATCGCTATAAGAAGAAATATGTGACGTCTCTTCTGTACAAGCCTATTTAA